Proteins from a single region of Paraglaciecola sp. T6c:
- a CDS encoding DNA translocase FtsK: MARLTGIQRIMEVGMMLSCAFAFFLLLALASFHPADPSWSQAGLQGDIHNWVGAIGAWLADILFFTFGYIAYIFPFTAAFAGWFMFQQRKRISEFDYLTIGLRILGLLLALVGAAGIASLNFNDLFYFSAGGMLGDVISASLVPYLNFAGTVLILLSLFCTGFTFLTGISWLTVVDKTGALAVAFATGAWSLPQKIQEAPMLRLGFNRDSKDEQASTDDKLNTSVPPPYTPDHQRVEPSVTPFSHDEPEPSFSIPDEVLFEPEPKKEESSPISISELRDKIGFGRKKKSQDDIDEMQDEPEAPAEQPKDKAHNGVYVSDDVKANLEAQAAAKAIADSKPPEPMPSFDLLQRADKIKNPITPEELEMVSRLLEEKLKDFNIDAQVVGVYPGPVITRFEMDLAPGVKVSKITGLSKDLARAMSAISVRVVEVIPGKSVIGLELPNKKRDMVRLSEVISCDAFQKAESDLTMVLGADISGQPVIVDLAKMPHLLVAGTTGSGKSVGVNVMILSLLYKSTPEDVRMIMIDPKMLELSVYEGIPHLLAEVVTDMKEAANALRWCVGEMERRYRLMSALGVRNLKGFNQKVKDAIEAGQPIKDPLWKSEESMLTEAPDLEKLPAIVVVVDEFADMMMIVGKKVEELIARIAQKARAAGIHLVLATQRPSVDVITGLIKANIPTRIAFQVSSKIDSRTILDQQGAETLLGMGDMLYLPPGTGVPTRVHGAFVDDPEVHAVVADWKSRGAPQYIDEILNGDTTAEVLLPGEQPEGGDQEFDVFYDEAVSFVTESRRASVSSVQRKFRIGYNRAARLVEQMEQSGVVTPPGHNGNREVLAPPPPRD; encoded by the coding sequence ATGGCAAGACTCACAGGTATCCAACGGATTATGGAAGTAGGCATGATGCTAAGTTGCGCATTTGCTTTTTTCTTACTCCTCGCATTGGCTTCTTTTCATCCAGCCGACCCAAGCTGGAGCCAAGCTGGTTTGCAAGGTGACATTCACAATTGGGTTGGCGCGATTGGCGCTTGGTTAGCTGATATTTTATTTTTTACGTTCGGCTACATTGCTTACATCTTCCCCTTCACAGCGGCATTCGCCGGTTGGTTTATGTTCCAGCAACGTAAGCGTATTTCTGAGTTTGACTATTTAACGATTGGACTGCGAATTTTAGGGCTATTGTTGGCCCTTGTTGGTGCAGCGGGAATAGCCAGCCTTAACTTTAATGATTTATTCTATTTCTCGGCAGGAGGAATGTTAGGTGATGTAATTAGCGCATCGCTTGTTCCTTATCTCAATTTCGCCGGTACGGTTCTTATTTTACTTAGCTTGTTTTGCACTGGCTTTACGTTTTTAACTGGAATTTCATGGTTAACCGTTGTCGATAAAACCGGTGCGTTGGCCGTCGCGTTTGCAACAGGTGCTTGGTCTCTGCCACAGAAAATCCAAGAAGCTCCCATGCTACGACTCGGTTTTAATCGCGATAGTAAGGACGAGCAAGCAAGCACTGATGACAAGCTGAATACTTCAGTTCCTCCGCCTTATACACCCGATCACCAGCGTGTAGAGCCAAGTGTGACGCCTTTTAGTCATGACGAGCCTGAACCGAGTTTTAGTATTCCCGATGAGGTGTTGTTCGAGCCCGAACCGAAAAAAGAGGAATCGAGCCCAATTTCAATCAGCGAGTTGCGCGACAAGATAGGCTTTGGCCGTAAAAAGAAATCGCAAGACGATATTGATGAAATGCAGGATGAGCCAGAAGCACCTGCTGAGCAGCCCAAGGATAAGGCGCATAATGGCGTTTATGTTTCTGATGACGTTAAAGCCAATCTTGAGGCGCAAGCGGCAGCTAAAGCGATTGCCGACAGTAAACCTCCTGAGCCAATGCCGTCATTTGATTTACTGCAACGAGCAGACAAAATTAAAAATCCGATTACCCCTGAAGAGCTTGAAATGGTCTCTCGCTTACTTGAGGAAAAACTAAAAGACTTTAACATCGATGCACAAGTGGTAGGTGTGTATCCTGGGCCTGTTATCACCCGTTTTGAGATGGACTTAGCGCCAGGTGTCAAAGTCAGTAAGATTACCGGTCTTTCAAAAGATTTGGCCCGTGCGATGTCTGCTATTTCGGTGCGCGTGGTGGAAGTCATTCCAGGTAAATCGGTAATAGGTTTAGAGTTGCCCAATAAAAAGCGCGACATGGTGCGCTTGAGCGAAGTGATTAGCTGTGACGCTTTTCAAAAAGCCGAGTCCGATTTAACCATGGTGTTAGGAGCAGATATATCAGGCCAACCTGTGATTGTTGATTTAGCCAAAATGCCACATTTATTAGTGGCAGGTACCACTGGCTCAGGTAAGTCTGTTGGGGTTAACGTCATGATTTTGAGCCTGTTGTATAAATCAACGCCAGAAGACGTGCGTATGATCATGATTGACCCGAAAATGCTTGAATTGTCTGTTTATGAAGGCATACCGCATTTGCTCGCTGAAGTGGTAACCGACATGAAGGAAGCGGCCAACGCACTGCGCTGGTGTGTCGGGGAAATGGAGCGTCGCTACCGTTTAATGTCAGCCCTGGGTGTACGTAATCTCAAAGGCTTCAACCAGAAAGTCAAAGATGCGATTGAAGCAGGCCAACCGATAAAAGATCCCTTGTGGAAATCAGAAGAGAGCATGTTAACGGAAGCGCCTGATTTGGAAAAACTGCCGGCTATCGTGGTCGTGGTCGACGAATTTGCTGACATGATGATGATCGTTGGCAAAAAAGTCGAAGAGCTTATTGCCCGTATAGCCCAAAAAGCCAGAGCGGCTGGTATTCATTTGGTACTCGCCACACAGCGTCCGTCAGTTGACGTTATCACTGGTTTGATAAAAGCTAATATTCCTACCCGTATTGCGTTTCAGGTGTCATCAAAAATAGATTCACGAACTATTTTAGACCAACAAGGCGCTGAAACCTTATTGGGAATGGGCGACATGCTTTACTTGCCACCAGGTACTGGCGTGCCGACACGGGTCCACGGCGCGTTTGTTGATGACCCGGAAGTACATGCTGTAGTAGCCGATTGGAAAAGCCGCGGTGCACCGCAATACATTGATGAGATTCTCAACGGTGACACCACAGCTGAGGTATTACTGCCCGGTGAGCAACCAGAAGGCGGCGATCAAGAGTTTGATGTGTTTTACGATGAAGCCGTGTCTTTCGTCACTGAGTCACGCCGCGCGTCAGTATCAAGTGTGCAGCGTAAATTTAGAATTGGTTACAATCGTGCAGCACGCTTGGTCGAACAAATGGAACAAAGTGGTGTCGTAACGCCACCAGGGCACAATGGTAATAGAGAAGTGTTGGCACCTCCACCACCAAGAGATTAA
- the lrp gene encoding leucine-responsive transcriptional regulator Lrp codes for MLIKTPKHLDRIDRNILSELQKNGRLSNIDLANKVGLSASPCLERVKRLESQGYILGYHARVDPQKLGAAMLVFVEITLTKTSPDIFELFSTAVKQHEDIQECHLVSGDFDFLLKARVADMSTYRKLLGDTLLRLPGVNESRTYVVMEEVKDTTMVKINQR; via the coding sequence ATGTTGATAAAAACACCGAAACACCTCGATAGAATCGATCGCAATATTTTAAGTGAGCTGCAAAAGAACGGCCGTTTATCAAATATCGATTTAGCCAATAAGGTCGGTCTAAGTGCAAGTCCTTGTTTAGAAAGAGTTAAACGTCTTGAGAGTCAAGGCTATATTCTAGGCTATCATGCGCGAGTCGACCCACAAAAACTCGGTGCGGCGATGTTAGTCTTCGTGGAAATTACGTTGACCAAAACGTCGCCTGATATCTTTGAGCTATTTTCTACTGCGGTAAAACAGCATGAAGACATCCAAGAGTGTCATTTAGTCTCTGGTGATTTTGATTTTTTACTTAAAGCGCGAGTGGCGGACATGTCGACCTATCGTAAGTTGCTTGGTGACACCCTACTTAGATTACCAGGAGTGAATGAATCTCGAACTTACGTTGTAATGGAAGAAGTCAAAGACACCACCATGGTGAAAATTAATCAACGCTGA
- the ald gene encoding alanine dehydrogenase, producing MLIGVPKEIKNHEYRVGLTPAAVKEFVVHGHQVLIEDNAGTAIGFTNEEFIAAGAEIVPDAATVFAKAEMIVKVKEPQENECKMLRKGQTLYTYLHLAPDPKQTELLIESGATCIAYETVTDNRNALPLLAPMSEVAGRMAVQAGAHYLEKAQGGSGTLLGGVPGVAPGKVLIIGGGVVGTNSAKMALGLGADVTILDRSLPRLRELDDIFDGRVKTVFSTVDAIEHYSSKADLVVGAVLIPGAAAPKLLTAEHVKNMKEGSVVVDVAIDQGGCFETSKATTHQDPVYIVDGVVHYCVANMPGGVARTSTMALNNATLPFGLALANKGPKQAMLDDAHLLNGLNVHEGKVTYKAVVDALGKSLGLTYTDPKTALSA from the coding sequence ATGCTAATTGGTGTACCAAAAGAAATTAAAAACCACGAATATCGCGTAGGTCTTACGCCTGCTGCAGTTAAAGAGTTTGTTGTTCATGGACATCAAGTACTAATTGAAGATAATGCGGGTACCGCTATTGGCTTTACCAATGAAGAGTTTATTGCTGCCGGTGCTGAAATAGTGCCTGATGCAGCAACCGTTTTTGCCAAAGCTGAGATGATTGTAAAGGTTAAAGAGCCGCAAGAAAATGAATGCAAAATGCTGCGCAAAGGCCAAACCTTGTATACCTATTTGCACCTTGCCCCCGATCCTAAACAGACCGAGCTACTAATTGAATCTGGCGCAACCTGCATTGCCTATGAAACAGTAACTGATAACCGCAACGCCCTGCCCCTTCTTGCACCAATGAGTGAAGTTGCTGGTCGTATGGCGGTACAAGCTGGCGCGCACTATCTTGAAAAAGCACAAGGTGGTAGTGGTACATTGTTGGGTGGTGTGCCAGGGGTAGCTCCGGGTAAAGTGCTAATTATCGGTGGCGGTGTTGTAGGCACCAATTCAGCTAAGATGGCGTTGGGCCTTGGTGCTGATGTTACCATTTTGGATCGCTCTTTACCGCGCTTACGTGAGTTAGATGATATTTTTGATGGCCGTGTTAAAACCGTTTTTTCAACAGTTGATGCTATTGAGCATTATTCGTCAAAAGCTGACTTAGTGGTGGGTGCAGTACTCATTCCTGGCGCTGCAGCACCTAAACTATTGACCGCAGAACATGTTAAAAACATGAAAGAGGGCTCAGTAGTGGTTGATGTCGCTATTGATCAAGGTGGTTGTTTTGAAACCTCAAAAGCGACGACACATCAAGATCCGGTTTATATCGTAGATGGTGTTGTTCATTATTGCGTAGCAAACATGCCGGGCGGTGTTGCGCGTACATCCACTATGGCACTGAACAACGCAACGCTACCTTTCGGTTTAGCTTTGGCTAACAAAGGGCCTAAGCAGGCTATGTTAGATGATGCGCATTTGCTTAACGGCTTGAATGTGCATGAAGGTAAAGTTACTTACAAAGCGGTAGTTGATGCACTCGGAAAATCTTTAGGGTTGACCTACACCGATCCTAAAACGGCACTGAGTGCCTAA
- the pyrF gene encoding orotidine-5'-phosphate decarboxylase produces MQDPKVVIALDFDVKKDALDFVDRIDPSQCRLKVGKEMFTYFGPEFVRTLVAKEFDVFLDLKFHDIPNTVAKACIAAADLGVWMVNVHASGGEDMMIRAREGLAQFGQDKPHLIAVTVLTSMDKRQLSQIGIQSSPMEHVLTLASLTKQAGLDGVVCSAQEAAMLKETLGKEFMLVTPGIRPQGSDVGDQKRIMTPQEAMQVGVDYMVIGRPITQAKDPVAALDAINVSIA; encoded by the coding sequence ATGCAAGATCCAAAAGTGGTTATCGCACTTGATTTTGATGTAAAGAAAGACGCACTTGATTTTGTAGATAGGATTGACCCATCTCAGTGCCGTCTAAAAGTCGGTAAAGAAATGTTCACGTATTTCGGTCCTGAGTTTGTTCGCACTTTGGTGGCGAAGGAGTTCGATGTATTCCTCGATCTCAAATTCCACGATATTCCAAATACCGTTGCCAAAGCGTGCATAGCCGCCGCAGATTTAGGCGTATGGATGGTGAACGTACATGCTTCTGGTGGCGAAGATATGATGATACGTGCTCGTGAAGGCTTAGCTCAGTTCGGTCAAGACAAGCCTCATCTTATCGCAGTAACAGTGCTTACCAGCATGGATAAGCGTCAGCTGTCACAAATTGGTATTCAATCATCGCCCATGGAGCACGTGTTAACGCTTGCATCCCTAACCAAACAAGCAGGACTTGACGGAGTGGTATGCTCGGCACAAGAAGCTGCAATGTTAAAAGAGACTTTGGGTAAGGAATTTATGTTGGTGACTCCCGGTATTCGCCCCCAGGGAAGTGACGTTGGTGATCAGAAACGTATTATGACACCTCAAGAGGCTATGCAAGTTGGGGTGGATTACATGGTTATTGGCCGGCCTATTACGCAAGCGAAGGATCCAGTCGCTGCGCTTGACGCTATTAATGTATCTATTGCTTGA
- the lapB gene encoding lipopolysaccharide assembly protein LapB, with the protein MLELLFLLLPVAAGYGWVMGRNSVRQAQRKQSSILSKHYYKGLNFLLSDEPDKAVDTLIKMINLDSDTVETHIAMGKFFRHRGELDRAIRVHQNLVSKEQISPAQRESALKELGKDYVLAGFLERAENAFLQLLNSDKHFLDAQQQLFDIYQATKEWGRGIELAENMMENHGDSDELCIRISHFYCEQAAIYVRKNELNLAEKTLQKAIMADQNTVRPWLMLGQIAISQEQYQTAIEYLQQVPLRDVSWLSEAVPLIEQSAEALGDLEQLEKILNEYWQQCATSYLAKVKLMARQGLTKEAADVLLDQLRKHPTMKGFKTLMGLYIEQQAPDESMNSLVLLKELVEEQIKQRPKYRCHSCGFSGGQIHWLCPSCKKWGQVKPIKGLDGE; encoded by the coding sequence ATGCTTGAACTGCTTTTTCTGCTATTACCTGTAGCCGCCGGATATGGCTGGGTGATGGGGCGCAATAGTGTACGTCAAGCACAGCGTAAGCAATCTAGTATTTTATCTAAGCATTACTATAAAGGCTTAAATTTCCTCTTATCTGATGAGCCTGATAAGGCCGTCGATACTCTCATAAAAATGATCAACCTCGACAGTGATACGGTTGAAACCCATATTGCCATGGGCAAATTTTTCAGACACCGAGGCGAGTTAGACAGAGCAATACGCGTTCATCAAAATCTTGTCAGTAAAGAACAAATTTCTCCAGCACAGCGCGAATCTGCCCTCAAAGAATTAGGCAAGGACTATGTGCTTGCAGGCTTTTTGGAGCGTGCTGAGAACGCTTTTCTGCAGCTATTAAATTCAGACAAACATTTTCTAGATGCACAACAGCAGCTTTTCGATATCTATCAAGCCACCAAAGAATGGGGCAGAGGGATTGAGCTGGCTGAGAATATGATGGAAAATCATGGCGATAGTGACGAGCTATGCATTCGCATCTCGCATTTTTATTGCGAGCAAGCGGCTATTTATGTACGTAAAAATGAACTTAATCTAGCCGAGAAAACCTTGCAAAAAGCCATTATGGCTGACCAAAATACCGTTCGCCCATGGCTAATGCTAGGGCAAATAGCGATTAGCCAAGAGCAATATCAGACCGCCATCGAGTACTTACAACAGGTGCCTTTGCGTGATGTATCTTGGTTGAGTGAAGCGGTGCCGTTGATAGAACAAAGCGCTGAAGCACTGGGCGATCTTGAGCAGCTAGAAAAGATCCTTAACGAATATTGGCAGCAATGTGCCACCTCCTATCTAGCCAAAGTGAAATTAATGGCACGGCAGGGTTTAACAAAAGAAGCGGCTGATGTTTTGCTTGATCAACTGCGTAAACATCCCACCATGAAAGGCTTTAAAACGCTTATGGGGTTGTATATTGAACAACAAGCCCCTGATGAGTCCATGAATAGCCTTGTGCTATTAAAAGAGCTTGTTGAAGAGCAGATTAAGCAGCGACCTAAATATCGCTGTCATAGCTGTGGCTTTTCGGGCGGGCAAATACATTGGTTGTGCCCATCCTGTAAAAAATGGGGCCAGGTTAAACCGATTAAAGGCTTAGACGGAGAATAA
- a CDS encoding LapA family protein yields the protein MKLKGLLSLIAVLVLLLIGGFIGSQNTHSVTVNYLVAQSDIRVSLLMLIVFLCGVLLSVILFSLYALRLKWRVASLERQLKKSNRVDSL from the coding sequence ATGAAGTTGAAGGGATTACTATCTCTTATTGCTGTATTAGTCTTGCTGTTAATAGGCGGCTTTATTGGTTCTCAAAATACCCATAGTGTCACAGTAAATTATCTTGTAGCGCAGAGCGACATCCGTGTGTCATTACTTATGCTGATTGTGTTCTTATGTGGTGTGCTACTCAGCGTAATTCTATTCTCACTTTATGCTTTACGATTAAAGTGGCGAGTAGCAAGTTTAGAACGCCAACTTAAAAAATCTAATCGTGTAGACTCCCTTTAA
- the ihfB gene encoding integration host factor subunit beta, which translates to MTKSELIERLADKARHVPSRDVELAIKEMLEQMAQTLQKGERIEIRGFGSFSLHYRAPRVGRNPKTGETVELDGKHVPHFKPGKELRERVNEDLIA; encoded by the coding sequence ATGACAAAGTCAGAACTTATCGAAAGACTAGCGGATAAAGCCCGTCACGTACCTTCAAGAGACGTTGAGTTGGCTATCAAGGAAATGCTAGAGCAAATGGCGCAAACCTTACAAAAAGGTGAACGCATCGAAATCCGCGGATTTGGAAGTTTCTCTTTGCATTACCGCGCGCCTCGCGTAGGTCGTAACCCTAAAACAGGTGAGACAGTGGAGTTAGACGGTAAACACGTTCCCCACTTCAAACCTGGTAAAGAGTTACGAGAAAGGGTCAACGAAGATTTAATTGCTTGA
- the rpsA gene encoding 30S ribosomal protein S1 produces the protein MNNNPTLAGLQCGCQNETNNLTMTENFAQLFEESLKEIETRPGAIVKGTIVSIDKDIVLVDAGLKSESAIPAEQFRNADGTLDVEIGDQVDVALDAIEDGFGETILSREKAKRHEAWVELEKAYDDKETIKGVINGKVKGGFTVEVNTVRAFLPGSLVDVRPVRDTTHLEGKELEFKVIKLDAKRNNVVVSRRAVIEAESSAERDQLLANLEEGHEVKGIVKNLTDYGAFVDLGGVDGLLHITDMAWKRVKHPSEIVNVGDEINVKVLKFDKEKSRVSLGMKQMGNDPWQEIAERYPEGSKLSGAVTNLTDYGCFVEIEDGVEGLVHVSEMDWTNKNIHPSKVVNLGDTVEVMVLEIDEERRRISLGLKQCKPNPWEEFAKAQSKGDKVSGKIKSITDFGIFIGLDGGIDGLVHLSDISWNKTGEDAVREYKKGDEISAVVLQVDPERERISLGVKQIEEDPFNQYLTDTKKGTIVVGTVTEVDAKGVTVKLAEEVEGYIRATDLARERVEDASEVASVGDEIEAKFMGVDRKNRIVNLSVKAKDQADEKEALDKVNQQEEVGFANAFAEAFKAAKSED, from the coding sequence ATGAATAACAACCCCACGTTAGCCGGATTGCAGTGTGGATGTCAAAATGAAACAAATAACTTAACTATGACTGAAAATTTTGCTCAACTATTTGAAGAAAGCTTAAAAGAAATCGAAACCCGTCCAGGTGCAATTGTTAAAGGTACTATCGTATCTATCGACAAAGACATCGTACTTGTAGACGCAGGTTTGAAATCTGAAAGCGCGATCCCAGCTGAACAATTCCGTAATGCTGACGGTACACTAGATGTTGAAATCGGAGACCAAGTTGACGTTGCTCTAGACGCAATTGAAGACGGTTTCGGTGAAACAATCTTGTCTCGCGAAAAAGCAAAACGTCACGAAGCCTGGGTTGAGCTAGAAAAAGCTTACGATGACAAAGAAACGATTAAAGGTGTTATCAATGGTAAGGTCAAAGGTGGCTTTACGGTTGAAGTGAATACAGTTCGTGCATTCTTACCTGGTTCATTGGTTGACGTACGCCCAGTACGCGACACGACTCATCTTGAAGGTAAAGAACTGGAATTCAAAGTTATCAAGCTTGATGCTAAGCGTAACAACGTGGTTGTTTCACGTCGTGCGGTTATCGAAGCAGAAAGCAGCGCAGAACGTGATCAACTTCTTGCTAACCTTGAAGAAGGCCATGAAGTTAAAGGTATCGTTAAGAACCTTACTGATTACGGCGCGTTCGTTGATCTTGGTGGTGTTGATGGTCTTCTACACATTACTGATATGGCTTGGAAACGCGTTAAGCACCCAAGTGAGATCGTTAATGTTGGTGATGAAATCAACGTTAAAGTACTTAAGTTCGACAAAGAAAAATCTCGTGTTTCATTAGGTATGAAACAAATGGGCAACGATCCTTGGCAAGAAATTGCAGAGCGTTACCCTGAAGGTTCTAAATTGAGCGGTGCAGTCACTAACCTAACTGACTACGGTTGTTTCGTTGAAATCGAAGACGGCGTTGAAGGTCTAGTTCACGTATCTGAAATGGATTGGACTAACAAAAACATTCACCCATCTAAAGTGGTTAACTTGGGTGACACTGTTGAAGTTATGGTTCTTGAAATTGACGAAGAGCGTCGTCGTATTTCTCTTGGCCTTAAGCAATGTAAACCTAACCCATGGGAAGAGTTTGCTAAGGCACAGAGCAAAGGCGATAAAGTTAGTGGTAAGATCAAGTCTATCACCGACTTCGGTATCTTTATCGGTCTCGACGGCGGCATTGACGGCTTAGTACATTTGTCTGACATTTCTTGGAACAAGACTGGCGAAGACGCTGTTCGTGAATACAAGAAAGGCGACGAAATCTCTGCTGTTGTTCTACAAGTTGACCCAGAGCGTGAGCGTATCTCTCTAGGTGTTAAACAGATTGAAGAAGATCCGTTTAACCAATACCTGACGGATACTAAGAAAGGTACTATCGTTGTTGGTACTGTGACTGAAGTTGACGCCAAAGGCGTAACTGTTAAACTTGCAGAAGAAGTTGAAGGTTACATCCGCGCAACTGATTTAGCTCGCGAACGTGTTGAAGATGCATCTGAAGTAGCATCTGTAGGCGACGAAATCGAAGCTAAGTTCATGGGCGTTGACCGTAAGAACCGCATCGTTAACTTGTCTGTTAAAGCAAAAGACCAAGCAGACGAGAAAGAAGCACTTGACAAAGTTAACCAACAAGAAGAAGTTGGTTTTGCTAACGCATTTGCTGAAGCCTTTAAAGCGGCGAAGAGCGAAGATTAA
- the cmk gene encoding (d)CMP kinase has protein sequence MQLFPVITVDGPSGAGKGTVSTLLANRLGWHFLDSGAIYRVLAIASIHHQIDPNDEAGLLPLASGLDVNFEPAEHGCKVILEGEDVSDDIRTEEVGAVASKVASLPSIREALLRRQRAFKEAPGLVADGRDMGTIVFPEADVKIFLTASAQERASRRFNQLKEAGHNVSILRLLADIEARDERDSNRSVAPLVPAKDALIVDSTELTITQVIDKITEFASSKIEI, from the coding sequence ATGCAATTATTTCCCGTCATCACAGTAGACGGCCCAAGTGGAGCTGGTAAGGGCACCGTGAGTACCTTATTAGCCAATCGTTTAGGTTGGCACTTCCTCGACAGCGGCGCGATCTATCGTGTTTTGGCTATCGCCTCTATCCATCATCAAATTGATCCTAATGACGAAGCAGGCCTATTGCCATTGGCTTCGGGCTTGGATGTTAACTTTGAGCCAGCAGAGCATGGCTGTAAGGTGATTTTAGAAGGCGAAGATGTCAGTGATGACATTCGTACAGAAGAGGTCGGGGCAGTGGCCTCCAAAGTGGCGTCACTACCAAGTATTCGTGAGGCGTTACTGCGTCGCCAGCGAGCATTTAAAGAAGCGCCAGGTCTTGTCGCCGATGGACGTGACATGGGTACCATTGTATTCCCTGAGGCAGATGTAAAGATATTTCTTACGGCGAGCGCCCAAGAGCGTGCTAGCCGTAGATTTAATCAGTTGAAAGAAGCTGGTCATAATGTTAGCATATTGCGCCTTTTGGCTGACATAGAGGCTCGTGACGAGCGCGACTCAAATCGCAGCGTAGCGCCTTTAGTACCAGCAAAAGACGCGCTTATTGTTGATTCTACTGAATTAACAATAACGCAAGTAATTGATAAGATTACTGAATTTGCTAGTTCTAAAATCGAAATCTGA
- the aroA gene encoding 3-phosphoshikimate 1-carboxyvinyltransferase, protein MSRSAPLLLNPISAISGTVNVPGSKSLSNRALLLAAVANGETHLTNLLDSEDIRHMLKALTQLGVNYRLSDDKTECWVQGLGRGFSVDNLETLFLGNAGTAMRPLCAVLATSIGEFELTGEPRMEERPIGALVDSLRQAGAQITYLKNEGYPPLKMKGMALKGGNISVEGAVSSQFLTALLMAAPLFEHDSVINIVGELVSKPYIDITLNTMAQFGITVENNNYQSFTVKGNQQYQAAGDFLVEGDASSASYFLAAGAIKGGTVRVTGVGKKSIQGDIRFADVLEKMGAKITWGDDYIEVTGAPLTAVDMDMNHIPDAAMTIATTALFAEGTTSIRNIYNWRVKETDRLAAMACELRKVGAEVIEGQDYITITPPNTLIQTDIDTYDDHRVAMCFSLVALSDTPVTINDPDCTAKTFPDYFTRLKQISA, encoded by the coding sequence ATGAGTCGTTCAGCTCCATTGTTACTCAATCCCATTTCGGCGATTTCAGGCACAGTTAACGTGCCTGGCTCTAAAAGTTTGTCTAATCGTGCTTTATTGCTTGCCGCTGTAGCAAATGGTGAAACGCATCTCACTAATTTACTCGACAGTGAGGACATTCGCCACATGCTAAAAGCATTGACTCAACTGGGTGTAAACTACCGCTTATCAGACGATAAGACCGAGTGTTGGGTGCAAGGCTTAGGTCGTGGTTTTAGTGTGGATAATCTAGAGACATTATTTTTAGGCAATGCAGGCACCGCTATGCGTCCTTTATGTGCTGTATTAGCCACCTCCATAGGTGAGTTTGAATTAACGGGGGAACCCCGGATGGAAGAGCGCCCAATTGGCGCCTTAGTTGATTCACTACGCCAAGCCGGTGCTCAGATTACCTATTTGAAAAATGAAGGCTATCCACCATTAAAAATGAAGGGTATGGCGTTAAAAGGCGGCAATATTAGTGTGGAAGGCGCGGTTTCTAGTCAGTTTTTAACCGCGTTACTCATGGCCGCGCCATTATTTGAACATGACAGCGTTATCAATATTGTCGGAGAGTTGGTATCGAAACCTTATATAGACATTACGCTTAATACCATGGCGCAATTTGGTATAACCGTTGAAAACAACAACTACCAAAGCTTCACTGTCAAAGGTAACCAACAGTACCAAGCTGCTGGCGATTTTTTGGTTGAAGGTGATGCCTCATCTGCATCTTACTTTTTAGCCGCGGGTGCCATTAAAGGCGGCACGGTGCGTGTTACCGGCGTAGGAAAGAAGAGTATTCAAGGGGATATTCGTTTCGCCGATGTGCTCGAAAAAATGGGCGCGAAAATCACATGGGGCGATGACTATATTGAAGTCACAGGTGCACCTTTGACTGCGGTCGATATGGACATGAACCACATCCCTGATGCAGCAATGACCATCGCAACGACCGCATTATTTGCCGAAGGCACCACGTCAATTCGTAATATTTATAATTGGCGCGTCAAAGAAACAGACAGATTAGCCGCTATGGCCTGTGAATTACGTAAAGTGGGTGCAGAGGTTATCGAAGGTCAAGATTACATCACTATTACGCCTCCGAACACGTTGATTCAAACTGATATCGATACTTACGATGATCACCGCGTAGCTATGTGTTTTTCACTTGTGGCATTGAGCGATACACCTGTGACGATTAACGATCCTGACTGTACGGCTAAAACTTTCCCTGATTACTTCACTCGCCTAAAGCAAATAAGCGCCTAA